A portion of the Novosphingobium sp. KA1 genome contains these proteins:
- a CDS encoding OmpP1/FadL family transporter: protein MHKFTGRIVLAGTASVLALGMAGAAHAQAFYLQEQSVRAQGRAFSGEAADTGVDSLWWNPAAIGGLDGGQAAIHASAILPRGKVVDDGTLIVRPGQTPASVGGNAVSKNPIDNGVLPSGAVAYGFGKVAFGLTVTSPYSFTTNYDSDSWARYSADKTKLRTIDIQPSVAFQPVEGLYLGAALNVEHVSATLGNYLPNLSPLLADGHQQLKGSGWDLGWSVGAQYHNGPASIGVAYKSAVKHKLKGSLTIDGLLGPLAGNNMSLDTTAEFSTPWQAIMSARVKATKQLTLNAQVVAYGWSKFDTIDLGSPLNSSIPENYKDGFSYAFGLDYDLSPKWTLRGGIQYGETPTQDGNRDARVPDSNRWNFSAGTTYNLSSKIAIDAAASYITFKDAPIDRVTAAYVGTAAQTPVLTNGSLQDAYAMVFSLGARVSF from the coding sequence ATGCACAAGTTCACGGGCCGCATCGTGCTCGCAGGCACGGCATCGGTACTGGCGCTCGGCATGGCCGGCGCCGCGCATGCCCAGGCCTTCTACCTTCAGGAACAGTCGGTGCGTGCCCAGGGCCGCGCCTTCTCGGGCGAAGCGGCCGATACCGGCGTGGATTCGCTGTGGTGGAACCCCGCCGCGATCGGCGGCCTCGACGGCGGCCAGGCCGCGATCCACGCCAGCGCCATCCTGCCGCGCGGCAAGGTCGTCGATGACGGCACCCTGATCGTGCGCCCGGGCCAGACCCCGGCCTCGGTCGGCGGCAATGCCGTGTCCAAGAACCCGATCGACAACGGCGTGCTGCCCTCGGGCGCGGTGGCCTACGGCTTCGGCAAGGTCGCCTTCGGCCTCACCGTCACCTCGCCCTACTCGTTCACCACCAACTACGATTCCGACAGCTGGGCCCGCTATTCGGCCGACAAGACCAAGCTGCGCACCATCGACATCCAGCCGAGCGTCGCCTTCCAGCCGGTCGAGGGCCTCTACCTCGGCGCCGCGCTCAACGTCGAGCATGTCAGCGCCACCCTCGGCAACTACCTGCCCAACCTCTCGCCGCTGCTGGCCGACGGCCATCAGCAGCTCAAGGGCAGCGGCTGGGATCTCGGCTGGTCGGTCGGCGCCCAGTACCACAACGGCCCGGCCTCGATCGGCGTCGCCTACAAGTCGGCGGTCAAGCACAAGCTGAAAGGTTCGCTGACCATCGACGGCCTGCTCGGCCCGCTGGCCGGCAACAACATGTCGCTCGACACCACGGCCGAGTTCAGCACGCCCTGGCAGGCGATCATGTCGGCCCGCGTCAAGGCCACCAAGCAGCTGACCCTCAACGCCCAGGTCGTGGCCTATGGCTGGAGCAAGTTCGACACCATCGACCTCGGTTCGCCGCTCAACAGCTCGATCCCCGAGAACTACAAGGACGGCTTCTCCTACGCCTTCGGCCTCGACTATGACCTGAGCCCGAAGTGGACCCTGCGCGGCGGCATCCAGTACGGCGAGACCCCGACCCAGGATGGAAACCGTGACGCCCGCGTGCCCGACAGCAACCGCTGGAACTTCTCGGCCGGCACCACCTATAACCTCAGCAGCAAGATCGCGATCGACGCGGCCGCCTCGTACATCACCTTCAAGGATGCCCCGATCGACCGCGTGACCGCCGCCTATGTCGGCACCGCCGCGCAGACACCGGTCCTCACCAACGGCTCGCTGCAGGACGCCTATGCCATGGTCTTCTCGCTTGGTGCCCGGGTGAGCTTCTGA
- a CDS encoding thiolase family protein, which produces MKSVVIAGYARSPFHLANKGALARVRPDDLAAQVIRGLITRTGVEPSDIEDVVVGCAFPEGEQGFNIARLVGLLADLPISVGGMTVNRFCGSSMSSIHYAMGQIAIGAGEVFVCAGVESMSRVPMMGFNPLPNPALAAKSAAYMSMGETAENVAAKYQISRADQEALAVSSQQKAAAARDAGKLADEIVPIETRGGIVSEDGTIRGETTAEGLAGLKPAFDAAGSVTAGTSSPLTDGASAVLVTTEDYARAHGLPILARIKSVAISGCAPETMGLGPILSSQKALERAGIAAGDLDVVELNEAFASQALACIKDLGLDVAKVNIDGGAIAIGHPLGATGARIVGKAASLLKREGGKYALASQCIGGGQGIATILESVE; this is translated from the coding sequence ATGAAGAGTGTCGTGATCGCGGGTTATGCCCGCTCGCCCTTCCATCTGGCGAACAAGGGCGCCCTGGCCCGCGTCCGTCCCGACGATCTGGCCGCGCAAGTGATTCGCGGACTCATCACCAGGACCGGCGTGGAACCGTCGGACATCGAGGACGTCGTCGTCGGCTGCGCCTTCCCCGAAGGCGAGCAGGGCTTCAACATCGCCCGCCTCGTCGGCCTGCTGGCGGACCTGCCGATCTCGGTCGGCGGCATGACCGTGAACCGTTTCTGCGGCTCCTCGATGAGCTCGATCCACTATGCCATGGGCCAGATCGCCATCGGGGCGGGTGAAGTCTTCGTCTGCGCGGGTGTCGAATCGATGAGCCGGGTGCCGATGATGGGCTTCAACCCGCTGCCCAACCCGGCGCTGGCCGCGAAGAGCGCCGCCTACATGTCGATGGGCGAGACCGCCGAGAACGTCGCCGCCAAGTACCAGATCTCGCGCGCCGACCAGGAAGCGCTGGCCGTCTCCAGCCAGCAGAAGGCCGCCGCCGCACGTGATGCGGGCAAGCTGGCCGACGAGATCGTGCCGATCGAGACCAGGGGCGGGATCGTCAGCGAAGACGGCACCATCCGCGGCGAAACCACCGCCGAGGGCCTTGCCGGCCTCAAGCCCGCGTTCGATGCCGCAGGGTCGGTGACCGCCGGTACCTCCTCGCCGCTGACCGATGGCGCCAGCGCCGTGCTGGTCACCACCGAGGACTATGCCCGCGCCCACGGTCTGCCGATCCTCGCCCGCATCAAGTCGGTGGCGATCTCGGGCTGCGCGCCGGAAACTATGGGCCTTGGCCCGATCCTTTCCAGCCAGAAGGCGCTCGAGCGTGCGGGCATCGCTGCCGGCGATCTCGACGTGGTGGAACTGAACGAAGCCTTCGCCAGCCAAGCGCTGGCCTGCATCAAGGACCTCGGCCTCGACGTGGCCAAGGTGAACATCGACGGCGGCGCCATCGCCATCGGCCATCCGCTCGGCGCCACCGGCGCGCGCATCGTCGGCAAGGCGGCCTCGCTGCTGAAGCGCGAAGGCGGCAAGTATGCGCTCGCCAGCCAGTGCATCGGCGGCGGTCAGGGCATTGCCACGATCCTGGAGTCGGTGGAATGA
- a CDS encoding 3-hydroxyacyl-CoA dehydrogenase/enoyl-CoA hydratase family protein, whose protein sequence is MSDNTIKKVCVIGAGTMGAGIAAQVANAGVPVLLLDIVPKDATNRNVVAEGAVAKMLKTEPAPFMSKSAARLVETGNIEDHLDKIAECDWVIEAVIERLDIKQGLYARLEAVKREGTAVSSNTSTIPLANLVEGRSDAFKRDFLITHFFNPPRYMRLMEIVTGADTDAAVAAKVERFADVSLGKTVVKAKDTPGFIANRIGTYWIQLGLNAAFDMGITVELADAVAGRPMGVPKTGIFGLVDLVGIDLMPHLQASLTSTLPAGDLYHGIARDIPLINKMIGEGYTGRKGKGGFYRLNKEAGRRKETIDLQTGEYRPTITAQGPRGAAAKGDLKALVESKGDIGAYAWAVLGDTLAYAASLVPSAADDVVAVDDAMKLGYNWKAGPFEMIDTLGARYLAERLAAEGKAVPEILTVAGDRTFYRIENGKRQFLGLDGEYRDVVRPEGVMRLADVKLSSKPILRNASAALWDIGDGVVCLEFTGKMNALDGEVMKLIGQAIPLVAAQYKALVVYNDADTFSAGANLGLALFAVNIAAWSEIEKLVAGGQLAYKGLKYAPFPVVGAPAGMALGGGCEILLHCDAIQAHAELYCGLVECGVGLVPGWGGNGEMIERWRGAPGMPKGPMPAVAKVFEMVSTAQVSKSAQQAREMMILRSGDGISMNRDRLLYDAKQKALSLVEGYTPPEAPEFKLPGAGGRTALGLAVEGFHKRGMATDYDVVVSGVLADVLTGGGEFDLVDTVSEGELLKLERDAFMGRLRDARSVARVEHMLETGKPLRN, encoded by the coding sequence ATGAGCGACAATACGATCAAGAAAGTTTGCGTGATCGGCGCCGGCACCATGGGTGCCGGGATTGCCGCTCAGGTCGCCAATGCCGGCGTGCCGGTGCTGCTGCTCGACATCGTTCCCAAGGATGCCACCAATCGTAACGTGGTGGCCGAAGGCGCGGTGGCGAAGATGCTCAAGACCGAGCCGGCGCCGTTCATGAGCAAGTCGGCCGCCAGGCTGGTCGAGACCGGCAACATCGAAGACCACCTGGACAAGATCGCCGAGTGCGACTGGGTGATCGAGGCGGTGATCGAGCGTCTCGACATCAAGCAGGGCCTCTACGCCAGGCTCGAAGCGGTGAAGCGCGAGGGCACCGCGGTTTCGTCGAACACCTCGACGATCCCGCTCGCCAATCTGGTCGAAGGGCGTTCGGACGCGTTCAAGCGCGACTTCCTGATTACCCACTTCTTCAATCCGCCGCGCTACATGCGCCTGATGGAGATCGTCACCGGCGCCGATACCGACGCGGCCGTTGCCGCCAAGGTCGAACGGTTCGCCGACGTCTCGCTGGGCAAGACCGTGGTCAAGGCCAAGGATACCCCGGGCTTCATCGCCAACCGTATCGGCACTTACTGGATCCAGCTTGGCCTCAATGCCGCGTTCGACATGGGGATCACCGTCGAACTGGCCGACGCCGTTGCCGGAAGGCCGATGGGCGTGCCCAAGACCGGTATCTTCGGTCTTGTCGACCTCGTCGGCATCGACCTGATGCCGCATCTGCAGGCCAGCCTCACCTCGACGCTGCCTGCTGGTGACCTCTATCACGGTATCGCCCGCGACATCCCGCTGATCAACAAGATGATCGGCGAAGGCTATACCGGCCGCAAGGGCAAGGGCGGTTTCTACCGTCTCAACAAGGAGGCCGGTCGCCGTAAGGAAACCATCGACCTCCAGACCGGCGAATACCGTCCGACGATCACTGCACAGGGCCCGCGCGGCGCTGCTGCCAAGGGCGACCTCAAGGCGCTGGTCGAAAGCAAGGGCGACATCGGCGCCTATGCATGGGCCGTGCTCGGCGACACGCTGGCCTATGCCGCCAGCCTTGTGCCCTCGGCCGCCGATGACGTGGTGGCCGTCGATGACGCGATGAAGCTCGGCTACAACTGGAAGGCCGGCCCGTTCGAGATGATCGACACGCTCGGCGCCAGGTACCTTGCCGAACGCCTCGCCGCCGAAGGCAAGGCCGTGCCGGAGATCCTGACCGTGGCGGGCGACCGCACGTTCTACCGGATCGAGAACGGCAAGCGCCAGTTCCTCGGCCTCGACGGCGAATACCGCGACGTGGTCCGCCCCGAAGGCGTGATGCGCCTTGCCGACGTGAAGCTGTCGTCGAAGCCCATCCTCAGGAACGCCTCGGCGGCGCTCTGGGACATTGGCGACGGCGTTGTCTGCCTTGAATTCACCGGCAAGATGAACGCGCTCGACGGCGAAGTCATGAAGCTGATCGGGCAGGCCATCCCGCTGGTGGCGGCGCAGTACAAGGCGCTGGTCGTCTACAACGATGCCGATACCTTCTCGGCCGGTGCCAACCTCGGCCTCGCGCTCTTCGCGGTGAACATCGCGGCGTGGAGCGAGATCGAGAAGCTCGTTGCAGGTGGCCAGCTCGCCTACAAGGGCCTCAAGTACGCCCCGTTCCCCGTCGTCGGCGCGCCTGCCGGCATGGCGCTGGGCGGCGGCTGCGAGATCCTGCTCCACTGCGACGCGATCCAGGCCCATGCCGAACTCTACTGCGGCCTTGTGGAATGCGGCGTCGGCCTCGTTCCGGGCTGGGGCGGCAATGGCGAGATGATCGAGCGCTGGCGGGGGGCTCCGGGCATGCCCAAGGGCCCGATGCCCGCCGTGGCCAAGGTGTTCGAGATGGTCTCGACCGCACAGGTCTCCAAGTCTGCCCAGCAGGCGCGCGAGATGATGATCCTGCGCAGCGGGGACGGCATCTCGATGAACCGCGATCGCCTGCTCTACGACGCCAAGCAGAAGGCGCTGTCGCTGGTGGAAGGCTATACCCCGCCCGAAGCGCCCGAGTTCAAGCTGCCCGGCGCCGGTGGCCGCACGGCGCTTGGCCTTGCGGTGGAAGGCTTCCACAAGCGCGGCATGGCGACCGACTATGACGTGGTCGTTTCCGGCGTGCTGGCCGATGTGCTGACCGGCGGCGGCGAGTTCGACCTCGTCGACACGGTGAGCGAGGGCGAACTGCTCAAGCTGGAACGCGATGCCTTCATGGGCCGCCTGCGTGACGCCCGCTCGGTCGCCCGCGTCGAGCACATGCTCGAAACCGGCAAGCCGCTGCGGAACTGA
- a CDS encoding DUF2147 domain-containing protein, which yields MRLWKPVGTALVAAVVLMNPAFAANPDQVVGKWRTPSKHGVIELARCGESVCGRIVESDGIKANPDLRDVNNKDASQRTRKVKGLQMVGGFKRQGNEWVNGQIYNPEDGGTYKATITPVDANTLKLKGCIVWPLCKTQTWTRIP from the coding sequence ATGAGACTTTGGAAACCCGTGGGGACGGCGCTGGTTGCCGCTGTCGTGCTCATGAATCCGGCGTTTGCCGCCAATCCCGACCAGGTCGTCGGCAAGTGGCGCACGCCTTCGAAGCACGGCGTCATCGAGCTTGCGCGCTGCGGCGAATCGGTCTGTGGCCGCATCGTCGAATCGGACGGCATCAAGGCCAATCCGGACCTGCGCGACGTGAACAACAAGGACGCCAGCCAGCGCACCCGCAAGGTCAAGGGCCTGCAGATGGTCGGCGGCTTCAAGCGCCAGGGCAACGAGTGGGTCAACGGCCAGATCTACAATCCCGAGGACGGCGGCACCTACAAGGCGACGATCACGCCGGTGGACGCCAACACCCTCAAGCTGAAGGGCTGCATCGTCTGGCCTCTGTGCAAGACCCAGACCTGGACACGCATTCCCTGA
- a CDS encoding acyl-CoA dehydrogenase C-terminal domain-containing protein, whose product MQVYEAPLRDMKFVLHELHNDDGFGNLEALAEFTPDLVDAVLEEAAKVAQEVLLPLNRSGDIEGCTLENGVVRTPKGFKEAYDMFREGGWCALASDPEWGGQGLPEALNKLTEEMICSANLSFSLYPGLTHGATTAIEGYASDALKQAYLPKMVEGIWSGTMCLTEPHCGTDLGMLRTKAVPQGDDSYKISGAKIFISAGEHDLTENIIHLVLARLPDAPEGVKGISLFLVPKFLPREDGTPGPSNGVSVAAIEHKMGLKASATCQLNFDESIGWLVGKPGKGMEAMFRMMNTERVSVGIQGLGVGEAAYQSAVWYARERVQGRSLSGVKNPKGPADPIIVHPDVRRMLMTARAYNEGSRAVGAWVSRALDAEKHATDPAVKARAEDFIALMTPVVKALFTDCGYESANLAVQVYGGHGYIAESGVEQFVRDARIAMIYEGTNGIQALDLVGRKMPAHAGRYLRSFFHPVSDFIEVNKADETFGKMIEGLEKAFGALQLSTGTIAQKGMKDPEEAGAAATDYLRLLGLVAMGYTFAKAALIAKARLDEGTGEAAFYTAKIATARFFFDRLLPQATAAFLAIKSGKASMMALDADMF is encoded by the coding sequence ATGCAAGTCTACGAAGCGCCCTTGCGCGACATGAAGTTCGTGCTCCACGAACTGCATAATGACGACGGCTTCGGCAATCTCGAAGCCCTCGCCGAATTCACGCCTGATCTGGTGGACGCGGTGCTGGAAGAGGCGGCCAAGGTGGCGCAGGAAGTCCTGCTGCCGCTCAACCGCAGCGGCGACATCGAGGGCTGCACCCTCGAAAACGGCGTCGTGCGCACCCCCAAGGGTTTCAAGGAAGCTTACGACATGTTCCGCGAAGGCGGCTGGTGCGCGCTGGCGTCCGACCCCGAGTGGGGCGGTCAGGGCCTGCCCGAAGCGCTGAACAAGCTGACCGAGGAGATGATCTGCTCGGCTAACCTGTCGTTCAGCCTCTATCCCGGCCTCACCCACGGCGCGACCACCGCGATCGAGGGTTACGCCAGCGACGCACTGAAGCAGGCCTACCTGCCCAAGATGGTCGAAGGCATCTGGTCGGGCACGATGTGCCTTACCGAACCGCACTGCGGCACCGATCTCGGCATGCTGCGCACCAAGGCGGTTCCTCAGGGTGATGACAGCTACAAGATCTCCGGCGCGAAGATCTTCATCTCGGCGGGCGAGCACGACCTGACCGAGAACATCATCCACCTCGTGCTCGCACGGCTTCCCGATGCGCCGGAAGGCGTGAAGGGGATCAGCCTGTTCCTGGTGCCCAAGTTCCTGCCCAGGGAAGACGGCACGCCCGGCCCGTCCAACGGTGTTTCGGTCGCCGCGATCGAGCACAAGATGGGCCTCAAGGCCTCGGCCACCTGCCAGCTCAACTTCGACGAGTCGATCGGCTGGCTGGTCGGCAAGCCCGGCAAGGGCATGGAAGCCATGTTCAGGATGATGAACACCGAACGCGTTTCGGTGGGCATCCAGGGGCTTGGCGTGGGTGAAGCCGCCTATCAGTCGGCCGTGTGGTACGCCAGGGAGCGCGTGCAGGGCCGCTCGCTCTCGGGCGTGAAGAACCCCAAGGGCCCGGCCGATCCGATCATCGTCCACCCTGACGTGCGCCGCATGCTGATGACCGCGCGCGCCTACAACGAAGGCAGCCGCGCCGTCGGCGCCTGGGTCAGCCGCGCGCTCGATGCCGAAAAGCATGCGACCGACCCGGCGGTGAAGGCCCGCGCGGAAGACTTCATCGCGCTGATGACGCCGGTGGTGAAGGCGCTCTTCACCGACTGCGGTTATGAAAGCGCGAACCTTGCCGTGCAGGTCTACGGCGGCCACGGCTACATCGCCGAAAGCGGTGTGGAACAGTTCGTGCGCGATGCCCGTATCGCCATGATCTACGAAGGCACCAACGGCATTCAGGCGCTCGACCTCGTCGGCCGCAAGATGCCCGCGCATGCCGGTCGTTATCTCCGCTCGTTCTTCCACCCGGTGTCGGACTTCATCGAGGTCAACAAGGCGGACGAGACGTTCGGCAAGATGATCGAGGGGCTGGAAAAGGCCTTCGGCGCGCTGCAGCTCTCGACCGGCACGATTGCCCAGAAGGGCATGAAGGACCCCGAGGAAGCCGGCGCTGCCGCCACCGACTACCTGCGCCTGCTGGGCCTTGTCGCGATGGGCTACACTTTTGCCAAGGCGGCCCTGATCGCCAAGGCCAGGCTGGACGAAGGCACCGGGGAAGCGGCGTTCTACACCGCCAAGATCGCCACCGCGCGGTTCTTCTTCGACCGTCTGCTGCCGCAGGCGACCGCCGCGTTCCTCGCCATCAAGTCGGGCAAGGCCTCGATGATGGCGCTGGACGCCGACATGTTCTGA